One stretch of Streptomyces peucetius DNA includes these proteins:
- the guaB gene encoding IMP dehydrogenase, with protein sequence MTNVDGVPEKFATLGLTYDDVLLLPGASEVLPNAVDTSSRVSRNVRVNIPLLSAAMDKVTESRMAIAMARQGGVGVLHRNLSIEDQVNQVDLVKRSESGMVTDPITVHPDATLAEADALCAKFRISGVPVTDAAGKLLGIVTNRDMAFETVRTRQVREVMTPMPLVTGKVGISGVDAMELLRRHKIEKLPLVDDAGILKGLITVKDFVKAEQYPNAAKDGEGRLLVGAAVGASPEALERAQALAGAGVDFLIVDTSHGHNSNALDWMAKIKSSVGVDVIGGNVATRDGAQALIDAGVDGVKVGVGPGSICTTRVVAGIGVPQVTAIYEAALACRAAGVPVIGDGGLQYSGDIGKALAAGADTVMLGSLLAGCEESPGELLFINGKQFKSYRGMGSLGAMQSRGQGRSYSKDRYFQAEVASDDKLVPEGIEGQVPYRGPLAAVLHQLVGGLRQTMGYVGAAAVDEMESKGRFVRITSAGLKESHPHDIQMTVEAPNYSRK encoded by the coding sequence ATGACCAACGTCGACGGAGTGCCCGAGAAATTCGCGACACTCGGGCTGACCTACGACGATGTGCTTCTGCTGCCGGGTGCGTCGGAAGTGCTTCCTAACGCGGTCGACACCTCGTCCCGTGTCTCCAGGAACGTCCGGGTGAACATCCCGCTGCTCTCGGCGGCGATGGACAAGGTCACCGAGTCCCGCATGGCGATCGCGATGGCGCGCCAGGGCGGCGTGGGTGTGCTGCACCGCAATCTGTCCATCGAGGACCAGGTGAACCAGGTCGACCTGGTCAAGCGCTCCGAGTCCGGCATGGTGACCGACCCGATCACGGTGCACCCGGACGCCACGCTTGCCGAGGCCGACGCCTTGTGTGCCAAGTTCCGCATCAGCGGTGTGCCGGTGACCGACGCCGCGGGCAAGCTGCTCGGCATCGTCACCAACCGTGACATGGCCTTCGAGACGGTCCGCACGCGCCAGGTGCGCGAGGTCATGACCCCGATGCCGCTGGTCACTGGCAAGGTCGGCATCTCGGGCGTCGACGCCATGGAGCTGCTGCGCCGCCACAAGATCGAGAAGCTTCCGCTGGTCGACGACGCCGGCATTCTCAAGGGCCTCATCACGGTCAAGGACTTCGTCAAGGCCGAGCAGTACCCGAACGCGGCGAAGGATGGCGAGGGCCGTCTGCTCGTCGGAGCGGCCGTCGGCGCGAGCCCGGAGGCGCTGGAGCGGGCCCAGGCGCTGGCCGGCGCGGGCGTCGACTTCCTGATCGTCGACACCTCGCACGGACACAACAGCAACGCCCTCGACTGGATGGCGAAGATCAAGTCCAGCGTGGGCGTCGACGTCATCGGCGGCAACGTGGCGACGCGCGACGGCGCCCAGGCCCTGATCGACGCGGGTGTCGACGGCGTCAAGGTCGGCGTCGGACCCGGTTCCATCTGCACCACCCGTGTGGTCGCCGGCATCGGTGTCCCGCAGGTCACCGCGATCTACGAGGCGGCGCTGGCCTGCCGCGCCGCGGGCGTCCCGGTGATCGGCGACGGCGGCCTGCAGTACTCCGGAGACATCGGCAAGGCGCTCGCCGCAGGTGCCGACACGGTCATGCTGGGCAGCCTCCTCGCGGGCTGCGAGGAGTCCCCCGGTGAACTGCTCTTCATCAACGGGAAGCAGTTCAAGTCGTACCGGGGCATGGGCTCGCTCGGTGCGATGCAGTCCCGCGGCCAGGGCCGTTCGTACTCGAAGGACCGCTACTTCCAGGCCGAGGTGGCCTCCGACGACAAGCTCGTCCCCGAGGGCATCGAGGGCCAGGTGCCCTACCGCGGTCCGCTCGCGGCCGTGCTGCACCAGCTGGTCGGCGGCCTGCGCCAGACCATGGGCTACGTCGGAGCGGCCGCCGTCGACGAGATGGAGAGCAAGGGCCGGTTCGTCCGGATCACCTCGGCGGGTCTCAAGGAGAGCCACCCGCACGACATCCAGATGACGGTCGAGGCGCCGAACTACAGCAGGAAGTAG
- a CDS encoding WhiB family transcriptional regulator, with protein MADFSRLPGPNADLWDWQLLAACRGVDSSLFFHPEGERGAARSARENSAKEVCMRCPVRAECAAHALAVREPYGVWGGLTEDEREELMGRARHRLIPATSAGGAGGAGGAGGG; from the coding sequence ATGGCAGATTTCTCTCGCCTTCCCGGACCCAACGCCGATCTGTGGGACTGGCAGCTCCTCGCGGCATGCCGTGGGGTCGACAGCTCGCTCTTCTTCCACCCGGAGGGCGAGCGAGGCGCGGCGCGCAGCGCGCGCGAGAACTCGGCGAAGGAGGTCTGCATGAGGTGCCCGGTACGGGCCGAGTGCGCGGCGCATGCGCTGGCCGTACGCGAGCCCTACGGCGTCTGGGGCGGGCTGACCGAGGACGAGCGCGAGGAGCTCATGGGACGGGCACGCCACCGGCTGATCCCTGCGACGAGCGCGGGGGGTGCAGGGGGTGCGGGGGGTGCGGGGGGCGGCTGA
- a CDS encoding glycerol-3-phosphate dehydrogenase/oxidase translates to MRTATLGPAERAAALAGMAERELDVLVVGAGVVGAGTALDSATRGLLTGLVEARDWASGTSSRSSKLIHGGLRYLEMLDFTLVREALKERGLLLERLAPHLVKPVPFLYPLQHKGWERLYAGSGVALYDAMSVSSGHGRGLPVHRHLSRRRALRVAPALKKDALVGALQYYDAQMDDARFVTTLVRTAASYGAQVASRARVVGFLREGERVVGARVRDVEAGGEYEIRARQIVNATGVWTDDTQALIGERGQFHVRASKGIHLVVPKDRIHSTTGLILRTEKSVLFVIPWGRHWIVGTTDTGWDLDKAHPAASSADIDYLLEHVNAVLAVPLTRDDVQGVYAGLRPLLAGESDATSKLSREHTVAHPVPGLVVVAGGKYTTYRVMAKDAVDAAVHGLDQRVAACVTEDTPLLGAEGYRALWNARARIAARTGLHVVRVEHLLNRYGALTEELLALVAEDPTLGDPIGGADDYLRAEIVYAASHEGARHLDDVLTRRTRISIETFDRGTRSARECAELMAPVLGWEKAQIEKEVEHYVKRVEAERESQRQPDDLTADAARLGAPEIVPL, encoded by the coding sequence GTGAGGACAGCGACACTGGGACCCGCGGAGCGCGCCGCAGCGCTCGCCGGGATGGCCGAGCGGGAACTGGACGTGCTGGTGGTGGGCGCCGGCGTGGTCGGAGCCGGCACTGCCCTCGATTCCGCGACACGAGGACTTCTCACCGGTCTGGTGGAGGCGCGCGACTGGGCGTCGGGCACCTCCAGCAGGTCGAGCAAGCTGATCCACGGTGGCCTGCGCTATCTGGAGATGCTCGACTTCACCCTGGTCAGAGAGGCGCTCAAGGAGCGCGGACTGCTGCTGGAGCGGCTGGCCCCGCATCTGGTCAAGCCGGTGCCGTTCCTCTATCCGCTCCAGCACAAGGGCTGGGAGCGGCTGTACGCGGGCTCGGGCGTCGCGCTGTACGACGCGATGTCCGTGTCCTCGGGCCACGGGCGGGGCCTGCCCGTCCACCGCCACCTCTCGCGGCGGCGCGCACTGCGGGTCGCGCCCGCGTTGAAGAAGGACGCCCTGGTCGGCGCCCTGCAGTACTACGACGCCCAGATGGACGACGCCCGCTTCGTGACGACCCTGGTGCGTACGGCCGCGAGCTACGGCGCGCAAGTCGCCAGCCGCGCCCGGGTGGTCGGCTTCCTGCGCGAGGGCGAGCGGGTCGTCGGGGCCCGCGTGCGCGACGTCGAGGCCGGCGGCGAGTACGAGATCCGGGCCCGGCAGATCGTCAACGCCACGGGGGTGTGGACGGACGACACCCAGGCGCTGATCGGGGAGCGCGGGCAGTTCCACGTCCGGGCGTCCAAGGGCATCCATCTGGTCGTGCCCAAGGACCGCATCCACTCCACGACCGGCCTGATCCTGCGGACCGAGAAGTCCGTGCTGTTCGTCATCCCGTGGGGACGGCACTGGATCGTCGGTACGACGGACACCGGCTGGGACCTCGACAAGGCACACCCGGCCGCCTCCAGCGCCGACATCGACTATCTGCTGGAGCACGTCAACGCGGTGCTGGCCGTGCCGCTCACCCGGGACGACGTCCAAGGGGTGTACGCGGGGCTGCGACCGCTGCTCGCCGGCGAGTCGGACGCGACGAGCAAACTGTCGCGTGAGCACACGGTGGCGCACCCCGTGCCGGGCCTCGTGGTCGTGGCCGGCGGCAAGTACACGACGTACCGGGTGATGGCGAAGGACGCCGTGGACGCGGCGGTGCACGGCCTGGACCAGCGGGTGGCCGCGTGCGTCACCGAGGACACGCCCCTGCTCGGGGCCGAGGGGTACCGCGCCCTGTGGAACGCGAGGGCGAGGATCGCCGCGCGGACGGGCCTTCACGTGGTGCGCGTCGAGCACCTGTTGAACCGCTACGGCGCGCTGACGGAGGAACTGCTCGCCCTCGTCGCCGAGGATCCCACACTCGGCGACCCGATCGGCGGCGCGGACGACTATCTGCGGGCCGAGATCGTCTACGCCGCGTCGCACGAGGGAGCCCGCCACCTGGACGACGTACTGACGCGGCGCACCCGTATCTCGATCGAGACGTTCGACCGGGGGACGCGCAGCGCACGCGAGTGCGCCGAGTTGATGGCTCCCGTCCTCGGCTGGGAGAAGGCGCAGATCGAGAAGGAGGTCGAGCACTACGTGAAGCGGGTCGAGGCGGAGCGGGAATCGCAGCGCCAGCCGGACGACCTGACGGCGGACGCGGCCCGGCTGGGAGCGCCGGAGATCGTGCCGCTGTGA
- a CDS encoding sigma-70 family RNA polymerase sigma factor: MRDDEAVTAQGAIGALVHRAVDGDEQATHDLLAHVHPLALRFCRSRLSRLPGDARHFVEDLAQEVCVAVLMALPRYKDTGRPFEAFVFAIASHKVADLQRAAMRHPGSTAVPSDEMPERPDDSLGPEERALLSDDAEWAKKLLANLPENQRELLVLRVAVGLTAEETGQMLGMSPGAVRVAQHRALSRLRALAEQ; the protein is encoded by the coding sequence ATGCGCGACGACGAGGCGGTGACCGCCCAGGGGGCCATCGGGGCACTCGTGCACCGTGCCGTCGACGGCGACGAGCAGGCGACGCACGATCTGCTGGCGCACGTGCATCCGCTCGCGCTGCGTTTCTGCCGCTCGCGCCTGAGCCGGTTGCCCGGTGATGCCCGGCACTTCGTCGAGGACCTCGCCCAGGAGGTCTGCGTCGCGGTGCTGATGGCGCTGCCGCGATACAAGGACACCGGACGGCCCTTCGAGGCATTCGTCTTCGCCATCGCCTCCCACAAGGTCGCCGATCTGCAGCGGGCGGCGATGCGCCATCCAGGGTCCACGGCCGTGCCCTCCGACGAGATGCCCGAGCGGCCGGATGACTCGCTCGGTCCCGAGGAGCGGGCGCTGCTCAGCGACGACGCGGAGTGGGCCAAGAAGCTGCTCGCCAATCTGCCGGAGAACCAGCGCGAGCTGCTCGTGCTCCGGGTCGCCGTCGGGCTGACCGCTGAGGAGACCGGCCAGATGCTGGGGATGTCACCGGGCGCCGTCCGGGTCGCACAGCACCGTGCGCTCAGCAGGCTGCGGGCGCTGGCCGAGCAGTGA
- a CDS encoding LysR family transcriptional regulator — MIEARHLRVLRAVAATGSFSAAARELGCTQPAVSQQMKALETSAGTPLLIRTGREMRLTQAGEALVRHASGILAGLTAAEEEVAAIAGLRAGRVRLVSFPSGSSTLVPTALAALRAAHPGTRVSLVDAEPPRSVEMLREGDCDIALAFRYGVVGADSEWDDLEVRPLLTDRLVGLVPEGHRLAEAESVAIADLAEESWIAGCPRCRRQLVDACEKAGFTPRIDFATDDYPAVIGLVGAGLGVAVLPELALESVRPKGARPVTVEPAVDREIVALTLPDLAHVPAVSATLTELSRAAAR; from the coding sequence GTGATCGAAGCCCGCCACCTCCGTGTCCTGCGTGCCGTCGCCGCCACCGGCTCGTTCTCCGCGGCAGCCCGCGAACTGGGCTGCACGCAGCCCGCGGTCAGCCAGCAGATGAAGGCGCTCGAGACCTCCGCGGGCACCCCCCTGCTGATCCGGACCGGTCGCGAGATGCGCCTCACCCAGGCCGGTGAGGCGCTCGTCCGGCATGCGTCCGGCATCCTCGCCGGGCTCACCGCGGCGGAGGAGGAGGTCGCGGCGATCGCCGGGCTCCGGGCGGGCCGGGTGCGCCTCGTCTCGTTCCCCAGCGGCAGCTCCACTCTGGTGCCCACCGCACTCGCCGCCCTCCGCGCGGCCCACCCGGGCACGCGGGTCTCCCTGGTCGACGCCGAGCCTCCGCGCTCGGTCGAGATGCTGCGCGAGGGCGACTGCGACATCGCGCTCGCCTTCCGGTACGGCGTGGTCGGCGCCGACTCGGAGTGGGACGACCTGGAGGTGCGGCCCCTGCTCACCGACCGGCTCGTCGGACTGGTTCCCGAGGGTCACCGTCTGGCCGAAGCGGAGTCGGTCGCCATCGCCGACCTCGCGGAGGAGTCGTGGATCGCGGGCTGCCCGCGCTGCCGCCGCCAGCTCGTGGACGCCTGTGAGAAGGCCGGCTTCACTCCGCGGATCGACTTCGCCACCGACGACTACCCGGCGGTGATCGGCCTGGTCGGCGCGGGCCTCGGTGTGGCCGTACTGCCCGAGTTGGCACTGGAGTCGGTGCGGCCGAAGGGCGCCCGGCCGGTGACCGTCGAGCCGGCCGTGGACCGCGAGATCGTGGCACTCACCCTGCCCGACCTGGCTCATGTCCCCGCGGTCTCCGCGACCCTGACCGAGCTGTCACGCGCGGCGGCCCGCTGA
- a CDS encoding MOSC domain-containing protein, translating into MKLLTVNLGRPVAVDYSDAPGGRTGIDKRPADGPVRVTDPGPKGQGASGLAGDAVCDLRHHGGSDQAVYAFAREDLDAWERELGRTLTNGAFGENLTTSGLDITGAKIGERWRVGDSLVLEVTSGRIPCRTFASRLGEKGWVRRFTQNGASGAYLRVIEPGEIRSGDPIRIVHRPSHDVTVGMAFRAETTERTLLPRVLAAGEALHAELLGDARAYVAKYGTAPASGTAPGATA; encoded by the coding sequence ATGAAGCTCTTGACCGTGAACCTGGGGCGGCCCGTGGCCGTCGACTACTCCGACGCGCCGGGCGGCAGAACCGGGATCGACAAGCGCCCCGCCGACGGGCCCGTCCGGGTGACGGACCCGGGCCCCAAGGGGCAGGGGGCGAGCGGCCTGGCAGGCGACGCGGTCTGCGATCTGCGCCACCACGGCGGCTCCGACCAGGCCGTCTACGCCTTCGCACGGGAGGATCTCGACGCGTGGGAAAGGGAGTTGGGGCGCACCCTCACCAACGGCGCCTTCGGCGAGAACCTCACCACCAGCGGCCTGGACATCACCGGCGCGAAGATCGGCGAGCGCTGGCGCGTCGGCGACTCACTGGTGCTGGAGGTCACCTCGGGCCGCATCCCGTGCCGTACGTTCGCGAGCCGGCTCGGCGAGAAAGGCTGGGTCAGGCGCTTCACACAGAACGGCGCCTCCGGCGCGTATCTGCGCGTGATCGAGCCGGGCGAGATCCGCTCGGGCGACCCCATCCGGATCGTGCACCGGCCGTCGCACGACGTCACGGTGGGGATGGCCTTCAGGGCGGAGACGACCGAGCGGACGCTGCTGCCCCGGGTACTCGCTGCCGGCGAGGCGCTCCACGCGGAGCTGCTGGGGGACGCCCGCGCGTACGTCGCCAAGTACGGCACGGCACCCGCGAGCGGCACGGCTCCCGGCGCGACCGCCTGA
- a CDS encoding response regulator transcription factor — MTSVLVCDDSPLAREALRRAVATVPGVERVTTAANGEEVLRRWGADRSDLILMDVRMPGLGGVETVRRLLSADPGARIIMLTVAEDLDGVALAVAAGARGYLHKDASRAELRATVTQALADPTWRLAPRRLRSAEMGAAPTLTAREIQVLEGMSHGRSNAEIGRELFLSEDTVKTHARRLFKKLGASDRAHAVALGFRWGLVR; from the coding sequence ATGACATCCGTCCTCGTCTGCGACGACTCCCCGCTTGCCCGAGAGGCGCTCCGCCGCGCGGTCGCGACCGTGCCCGGTGTCGAGCGCGTGACGACCGCGGCCAACGGCGAGGAAGTCCTCCGCCGCTGGGGCGCCGATCGTTCGGACCTCATTCTGATGGACGTACGCATGCCCGGACTGGGCGGCGTCGAGACCGTGCGCCGGCTGCTGTCCGCCGATCCGGGCGCCCGGATCATCATGCTGACCGTCGCGGAGGACCTCGACGGAGTCGCGCTCGCGGTCGCCGCCGGCGCCCGCGGCTATCTGCACAAGGACGCGTCACGCGCCGAACTGCGCGCGACCGTCACCCAGGCGCTCGCCGACCCCACGTGGCGGCTCGCGCCGCGCCGGCTCCGCTCGGCCGAGATGGGCGCCGCGCCCACGCTCACCGCGAGGGAGATCCAGGTCCTCGAGGGCATGAGCCACGGTCGCTCCAACGCGGAGATCGGCCGGGAGCTCTTCCTCTCGGAGGACACGGTGAAGACGCACGCCAGGCGGCTGTTCAAGAAGCTAGGCGCCTCGGACCGGGCGCACGCCGTGGCGCTCGGATTCCGCTGGGGCCTGGTCCGCTGA
- a CDS encoding nucleotide sugar dehydrogenase: protein MPADLAVIGLGHLGLPLAQAAVASGIETIGYDPDPCRLAEPAAGVTAADIRRMLSGGFRNVTDPAELGRVRTAVICSPTPMGADGTLDLTPLADAARALASRLRPHTTVLLESAVEPGTTEDFLRPLLEAGSGLRAGRDFHLAYSPSRTDPGRRTHGYANTPKVIGGLTPACTESAAAFYARLTDKVVRARGLREAETVKVLETNFRHVNIALVNEMAVLCHDLGVDLWDVIRCAETKPFGFQAFRPGPGVGGHGVPLDPGHAPGRALRMVGLAQEINARMPQYVVRRCATLLNEHGKSARGARVLLLGVTYKPDLADLQGSPATEVARRLMDLGASVSYHDPYVPDWRVGELPVPRADSLYEAAAAADLTVLVQHHRTYDLQGLAVKAQLLLDTRGATPAGAAHRL from the coding sequence ATGCCCGCAGATCTCGCCGTGATCGGACTCGGCCACCTCGGTCTGCCGCTCGCCCAGGCCGCCGTGGCCTCAGGCATCGAAACCATCGGCTACGACCCCGACCCGTGCCGGCTCGCGGAGCCCGCCGCAGGAGTGACGGCCGCCGACATCCGGCGCATGCTCTCCGGCGGATTCCGCAACGTCACCGACCCGGCCGAACTCGGCCGGGTCCGCACCGCCGTCATCTGCTCGCCCACGCCCATGGGCGCGGACGGCACGCTGGACCTGACCCCGCTCGCCGACGCCGCCCGGGCGCTCGCGTCCCGGCTGCGACCGCACACCACGGTCCTGCTGGAGTCGGCGGTCGAGCCGGGCACCACGGAGGACTTCCTGCGGCCGCTGCTCGAGGCCGGCTCCGGCCTGCGCGCGGGCCGGGACTTCCACCTGGCCTACTCCCCCAGCCGCACCGACCCCGGCCGCCGCACCCACGGCTACGCGAACACCCCGAAGGTCATCGGCGGCCTGACCCCTGCCTGCACGGAGTCCGCAGCCGCCTTCTACGCCCGGCTGACCGACAAGGTGGTCCGCGCCCGCGGCCTGCGCGAGGCCGAGACCGTCAAGGTCCTCGAGACCAACTTCCGGCACGTCAACATCGCGCTGGTCAACGAGATGGCGGTGCTCTGCCACGACCTCGGCGTCGACCTCTGGGACGTCATCCGCTGCGCCGAGACCAAGCCCTTCGGCTTCCAGGCCTTCCGCCCCGGTCCCGGCGTCGGCGGCCACGGCGTCCCCCTCGACCCCGGCCACGCCCCGGGCCGCGCCCTGCGCATGGTTGGTCTCGCCCAGGAGATCAACGCCCGGATGCCGCAGTACGTCGTCCGCCGCTGCGCCACCCTCCTGAACGAACACGGCAAGTCGGCCCGCGGCGCCCGCGTCCTGCTCCTCGGCGTCACCTACAAGCCGGACCTCGCCGACCTCCAGGGCTCACCGGCCACCGAGGTCGCCCGCCGGCTGATGGACCTGGGCGCGTCCGTGAGCTACCACGACCCCTATGTCCCGGACTGGCGCGTGGGCGAACTCCCCGTTCCCCGCGCCGACTCGCTGTACGAGGCGGCGGCCGCCGCCGACCTGACGGTCCTGGTGCAGCACCACCGCACGTACGACCTCCAGGGCCTGGCCGTCAAAGCCCAACTCCTCCTGGACACAAGGGGGGCGACGCCCGCGGGCGCGGCACACCGCCTCTGA
- a CDS encoding GuaB3 family IMP dehydrogenase-related protein: protein MTEIEIGRGKRGRRAYAFDDIAVVPSRRTRDPKEVSIAWQIDAYRFELPFLAAPMDSVVSPRTAIRIGEMGGLGVLNLEGLWTRYEDPQPLLDEIAEMDEANATRRLQEIYAAPIKEELIGQRIKEVRDSGVVTAAALSPQRTAQFSKAVVDAGVDIFVIRGTTVSAEHVSGAAEPLNLKQFIYELDVPVIVGGCATYTAALHLMRTGAAGVLVGFGGGAAHTTRNVLGIQVPMATAVADVAAARRDYMDESGGRYVHVIADGGVGWSGDLPKAIACGADAVMIGSPLARATDAPGKGHHWGMEAVHEDVPRGKLVDLGIEGTTEEILTGPSHTPDGSMNFFGALRRAMATTGYSELKEFQRVEVTVADSQHSR, encoded by the coding sequence GTGACTGAGATCGAGATCGGGCGCGGCAAGCGCGGCCGCCGGGCGTACGCGTTCGACGACATCGCCGTCGTGCCGAGCCGGCGTACGCGGGACCCGAAGGAGGTCTCGATCGCCTGGCAGATCGACGCCTACCGCTTCGAGCTGCCCTTCCTGGCGGCTCCCATGGACTCCGTGGTCTCCCCGCGGACCGCCATCCGCATCGGCGAGATGGGCGGCCTGGGCGTACTGAACCTCGAGGGTCTGTGGACCCGCTACGAGGACCCGCAGCCGCTGCTCGACGAGATCGCCGAGATGGACGAGGCGAACGCCACCCGCCGGCTGCAGGAGATCTACGCGGCCCCCATCAAGGAGGAGCTGATCGGGCAGCGCATCAAGGAGGTGCGCGACTCCGGTGTCGTCACCGCCGCCGCGCTCTCCCCGCAGCGCACCGCGCAGTTCTCGAAGGCCGTCGTCGACGCGGGCGTCGACATCTTCGTCATCCGCGGCACGACCGTCTCCGCCGAGCACGTCTCCGGCGCAGCGGAGCCGCTGAACCTCAAGCAGTTCATCTACGAGCTCGACGTCCCGGTCATCGTCGGCGGCTGCGCCACGTACACCGCCGCCCTGCACCTGATGCGCACCGGTGCGGCGGGTGTCCTGGTGGGCTTCGGCGGCGGCGCCGCGCACACCACGCGGAACGTGCTGGGCATCCAGGTCCCGATGGCGACCGCCGTCGCCGATGTGGCCGCGGCCCGCCGCGACTACATGGACGAGTCCGGCGGCCGGTACGTCCACGTCATCGCCGACGGCGGCGTCGGCTGGTCCGGCGACCTGCCGAAGGCGATCGCCTGCGGCGCCGACGCGGTGATGATCGGCTCGCCGCTGGCCCGCGCCACCGACGCGCCGGGCAAGGGACACCACTGGGGCATGGAGGCCGTCCACGAGGACGTGCCGCGCGGCAAGCTGGTGGACCTGGGCATCGAGGGCACCACGGAGGAGATCCTCACGGGGCCCTCGCACACCCCCGACGGTTCGATGAACTTCTTCGGAGCCCTGCGCCGCGCGATGGCGACGACGGGCTACAGCGAGCTCAAGGAGTTCCAGCGCGTCGAGGTCACGGTGGCGGACTCGCAGCACAGCCGCTGA